From Pseudomonas sp. B21-028, one genomic window encodes:
- a CDS encoding response regulator transcription factor, whose product MRVAILDDEPAELRRVEQTLQQIPGRGEQAWTLHSFERGEDLLRQLRRETFDLLILDWQLPDISGLSLLRWTREHMDAPPAAIMLTSRDGEHDIVQALNAGADDYVSKPFRPNELKARVTAVLRRHNLQRAPASEVLVFNDLAFDDAELTVTRAGIPISLTEREYRLARCLFANLGRPLSREYFYERFWTHEEMTSSRPLDTHIYRLRNKLGLTADRGWQLLTIYGYGYRLESVAAGSEASEAS is encoded by the coding sequence ATGCGTGTCGCCATACTGGATGACGAACCGGCCGAGTTGCGCCGGGTGGAACAGACACTGCAACAGATCCCCGGCAGGGGCGAGCAGGCCTGGACCCTGCACAGTTTCGAACGCGGCGAGGACCTGTTGCGGCAACTGCGTCGGGAGACCTTCGACCTGCTGATCCTCGATTGGCAACTGCCCGATATCAGTGGTCTGTCACTGTTGCGCTGGACCCGCGAGCACATGGACGCGCCACCGGCCGCCATCATGCTCACCAGCCGCGACGGCGAACACGACATCGTCCAGGCTCTCAACGCCGGGGCCGACGATTACGTCAGCAAACCCTTCAGGCCCAACGAGCTCAAGGCCAGGGTCACTGCAGTATTGCGTCGCCATAACCTGCAACGCGCGCCGGCCAGCGAAGTGCTGGTGTTCAACGACCTGGCCTTTGACGACGCCGAGCTGACCGTCACCCGCGCCGGTATCCCCATCAGCCTGACCGAACGGGAATACCGCTTGGCCCGCTGCCTGTTTGCCAACCTGGGTCGTCCATTGTCCCGGGAGTATTTCTACGAACGATTCTGGACCCACGAAGAAATGACGTCGTCCCGCCCGCTCGACACCCACATCTATCGACTGCGCAACAAGCTTGGCCTGACGGCGGATCGAGGCTGGCAGTTGTTGACGATTTATGGGTATGGGTATCGGTTGGAGAGTGTGGCGGCTGGAAGCGAAGCGTCGGAGGCGAGTTAA
- a CDS encoding HAMP domain-containing sensor histidine kinase, with protein sequence MSHPRRNESREPTQAQRLFRQLVREWLWISLLLLPVTALLSFSAQSARHGSSAVLSVCLVACVLGLLLLRPHLALWTMVGGMAAALSISAVLALEGWWWSPMASVLGMLLGYLIWNWRRLSVVLAYFGWELARLDAEPKVFPERRRTSYTGSDRLQGQIMALEQAMGRTRDTRRFIADGLEYLPVATMISDPQGRILLGNRRARDLFGHVLAGGDVLEQLVQLGYPALEREPHHRLSTLPLVEFRDTRERSLRLERAPLMPVDGDTPIGWLLSLIDLSAEREAEEQRSVMLRFLSHDLRAPHSAILALLDVQRHQAGGNERLFDQIERQVRRALDLTEGFVQLAKAESEAYQFQPTLFAMLILDVLDQVLPIAQAKRIQLSHAVDDEEAMVRADQSLLTRALFNLLENAIKYSSPDSCISLAVRCAEGWLICEVGDQGKGISAEELPDLFSQYRRFSSAHGVDGIGLGLSMVKAVVDRHDGHIECHSVVGKGTTFSLRLPLLGAESKDHSVL encoded by the coding sequence ATGAGTCATCCGCGTCGCAATGAAAGCCGTGAACCCACCCAGGCCCAGCGATTGTTTCGACAGTTGGTGCGTGAGTGGTTGTGGATAAGTCTGCTGCTGTTACCGGTGACGGCGCTGCTGTCGTTCAGTGCCCAATCGGCCCGCCATGGATCGAGCGCCGTATTATCGGTGTGCCTGGTGGCTTGCGTACTGGGATTGCTACTGCTGCGCCCTCACCTGGCCCTGTGGACAATGGTGGGCGGCATGGCGGCGGCATTGTCGATCAGTGCGGTGCTGGCGTTAGAGGGCTGGTGGTGGTCGCCGATGGCGAGTGTGCTAGGAATGCTGCTCGGCTACCTGATCTGGAACTGGCGACGCCTGAGTGTGGTACTGGCCTATTTTGGCTGGGAACTGGCGCGCCTGGACGCGGAGCCGAAAGTATTTCCGGAGCGCCGACGTACCTCTTACACCGGCAGTGACCGCTTGCAGGGTCAGATCATGGCCCTGGAACAAGCCATGGGTAGAACCCGCGACACCCGCCGCTTCATTGCTGATGGCCTGGAATACTTGCCTGTCGCGACCATGATCAGCGATCCGCAAGGCCGGATCCTGCTCGGTAACCGCAGGGCCCGGGATCTGTTCGGCCATGTCCTGGCAGGCGGCGATGTGCTGGAACAGCTCGTGCAACTGGGGTATCCGGCGCTGGAGCGCGAGCCCCATCACCGGTTATCCACATTGCCCTTGGTGGAGTTTCGCGATACTCGCGAACGCAGCCTGCGTCTTGAGCGTGCCCCGCTCATGCCGGTGGACGGCGATACGCCCATTGGCTGGTTGCTGAGCCTCATCGACCTGAGCGCCGAGCGAGAAGCCGAAGAGCAGCGCAGCGTGATGCTGCGTTTTCTCTCTCATGACCTGCGTGCGCCTCACTCGGCGATCCTGGCGTTACTCGACGTGCAGCGGCACCAGGCCGGTGGGAATGAGCGACTGTTCGACCAGATTGAGCGTCAGGTCCGTCGAGCCCTGGATTTGACGGAAGGCTTCGTGCAATTGGCCAAGGCGGAATCCGAGGCGTACCAATTCCAGCCGACCCTGTTCGCCATGCTGATCCTGGATGTGCTGGACCAGGTATTGCCCATCGCCCAGGCCAAGCGCATCCAACTGAGTCATGCCGTGGATGATGAAGAAGCGATGGTGAGGGCGGACCAGTCCCTGCTGACCCGTGCGCTGTTCAATCTTCTGGAAAACGCCATCAAGTACAGCTCGCCTGACAGCTGCATTTCACTGGCGGTTCGTTGCGCGGAGGGTTGGTTGATCTGCGAGGTCGGCGATCAGGGTAAAGGCATCAGTGCCGAGGAATTGCCCGATCTGTTCAGCCAATACCGGCGGTTCTCGTCGGCCCACGGCGTTGACGGGATTGGCTTGGGATTGTCGATGGTCAAAGCCGTGGTTGATCGCCATGACGGGCACATTGAATGTCACAGCGTGGTCGGTAAAGGCACGACGTTCAGTTTGCGGCTCCCCTTGCTGGGGGCAGAATCGAAAGATCACAGCGTTCTATAA
- a CDS encoding 1-acyl-sn-glycerol-3-phosphate acyltransferase encodes MSILQAIRSFLFYLLLGTSSLLWCSLSFFVAPFMPFKARYRFINVYWCRCALWLSKVFLGIRYEVKGAENVPDRPCVIQSNHQSTWETFFLSAYFEPLSQVLKRELLFVPFFGWAMAMLRPIAIDRDNPKAALKQVAQKGDELLKDNVWVLIFPEGTRVPYGTVGKFSRSGSALAVNADLPVLPIAHNAGKFWPKAGWIRTPGVITVVIGEPMYAQGSGPRAIAELNDRVQAWNEQTQRDMGSLPPAPTTPAATDQLAV; translated from the coding sequence ATGTCGATATTGCAGGCCATCAGATCTTTTCTCTTTTACCTGCTGTTGGGCACCAGTTCCTTGCTGTGGTGCTCCTTGAGTTTCTTTGTCGCGCCTTTCATGCCGTTTAAGGCGCGCTACCGCTTCATCAATGTGTACTGGTGCCGTTGCGCACTGTGGTTGAGCAAAGTGTTCCTGGGCATTCGCTATGAAGTGAAGGGCGCCGAGAACGTGCCGGACCGGCCCTGCGTGATCCAGTCGAACCACCAGAGCACCTGGGAAACATTTTTCCTGTCGGCCTATTTCGAGCCGTTGAGCCAGGTGCTCAAGCGTGAACTTCTGTTCGTGCCGTTCTTCGGTTGGGCCATGGCGATGCTGCGTCCGATCGCCATCGATCGCGACAACCCCAAGGCTGCGCTCAAGCAGGTGGCCCAGAAGGGCGACGAATTGCTCAAGGACAACGTCTGGGTGCTGATCTTCCCTGAAGGCACCCGCGTTCCCTATGGCACGGTCGGCAAGTTTTCCCGCAGCGGTTCTGCGTTGGCGGTGAATGCCGATCTGCCTGTATTGCCGATTGCACACAATGCCGGGAAATTTTGGCCCAAAGCCGGCTGGATCCGGACCCCTGGGGTGATCACCGTGGTGATCGGTGAGCCGATGTATGCCCAAGGCAGCGGCCCCCGCGCCATTGCCGAGCTCAACGACCGGGTCCAGGCCTGGAACGAACAGACCCAGCGGGACATGGGCTCGCTGCCCCCGGCCCCCACAACGCCGGCGGCTACAGACCAACTTGCTGTCTGA
- the gmhB gene encoding D-glycero-beta-D-manno-heptose 1,7-bisphosphate 7-phosphatase, protein MKLLILDRDGVINHDSDAYIKSVEEWLPLPGSIEAIAQLSKAGWTVAVATNQSGIARGYYDLAVLDAMHERLRALVAEQGGEVGLIVYCPHGPDEGCDCRKPKPGMLKAIAEHYAVPLTGVWFVGDSLGDLEAAKAVDCQPVLVKTGKGEKTLGKTLPVGTLIFDDLAAIAAELIHN, encoded by the coding sequence TTGAAACTGCTGATTCTCGATCGGGACGGGGTGATCAATCACGACTCCGACGCTTACATCAAATCGGTGGAGGAGTGGTTGCCACTCCCCGGCTCGATCGAAGCCATCGCGCAGTTGAGCAAGGCCGGCTGGACGGTGGCGGTTGCCACCAACCAGTCGGGCATTGCTCGCGGTTACTATGACCTCGCGGTCCTCGACGCCATGCATGAGCGCTTGCGCGCCCTGGTGGCCGAGCAGGGCGGCGAAGTCGGACTGATCGTCTATTGCCCCCATGGGCCGGATGAAGGTTGCGATTGCCGCAAACCCAAACCGGGCATGTTGAAGGCCATAGCCGAGCATTATGCTGTGCCGCTGACGGGCGTCTGGTTCGTCGGCGACAGCCTCGGTGACCTGGAGGCGGCCAAGGCCGTCGATTGTCAGCCAGTTTTGGTAAAGACCGGGAAAGGCGAAAAGACTCTGGGCAAGACCCTACCGGTAGGCACCTTGATTTTTGACGACCTGGCGGCGATTGCCGCTGAACTTATCCACAATTAG